In Deltaproteobacteria bacterium, the genomic window CCCGTCGCCGCGGTTCCCGCGGGACCGACGTGGCAAGCTGCGCACGAGTTCTCGTTGAAGATCGGTCCCAAGCCTTCGCCCGCGGCCTCCACCGTGACGAAGGCCGTCTTGCCGCTCTGGAAGGCGGCCTGCTGCTCAGCCGTCAGCCCCGGCAGCGGATCCCCGAAACCGGTCGCGTAGGAAACGGTTGGAAGAATTGCTGCCGCCAATGACACGCTCCATGTCCTTCTTCCGGCGCATGATACACCTTTTGGTCTATCGAATTTTGCAGCAGTTACCGATTCCTTATCGAGGTGCTCCCACGTCGAGAGCTACTGCGCACGCTCCGCAGACGATTCAAGGGGCGATAAAATGGGCGCGCAGACGGGTCGCAAATGACCTTGTCGATACGGCAATTCGTGTACAGCACCGCCGATCAAACTTTGCTTGCAGGCATTCGGTTGGCTCTGCCAATGATTCAAGTCACGGCGGTCTTTTCGTGAATTGCGCAGATCCACATGGGAGAGCCGCTTTACAATTTTGCCAATCGAGTATTTCGCGCGTGACACAGTCCTTATAGAGAACCTCAGCGCGAGCGGATTCCAGACAACAGCCGCCGGTTCGCAATTGAATCAGGCAGCACCGGAGTGATGCGGCCCCGACAGGAACCACCCCACGGCGCCTTTTGCTGACCTGCCAGCTGGCGCCACGTCCTTACGCATTCGCGGGCTCGTTGTGGGAAAAGCAGAACATTCCAGAATCGGGCCTCCTCGTCCTCGGCCGTTGTTCAATCCACACGGCGAAGCCGCTGGTCGCGCCGGTCCTTTCGTTGTCTGTCCGCGCAGCCCCCGCCCCGAGGGGCGTTGGAATCGGGATGCGGCTTCGAGCATTCCTGCGGTGGTTTCGGCCACCACCCCGGGGCCCCGGGTCGGTCGATCCGCTGCCGTCAGGGCTATGCTGTACGGAAAGCACGCGCGCGGGTGGCTGCCTCAACGCCGATGCTCGGCGCCTCGGGTCGCACTTCCCCTTCCCGACGCCGACATACTGTACTTGCCCATGAGCCGGGGGTGAACGGGCGGGAAGGAAGCGCCGTCAGCGACATTGCCTGCGCACCCGACGAGCGCGGCGGACATGGAGACGACGAGCAAGGCGTACGGGCGGATCGTCATAGATGTCCTGCCAGGCCGGCGGTGACGAATCGGCGACAGGAACGTGCTCCCGTTCTCGTGAAACGCGTCGCCGCCGATGGCCGAGCGACACCCCCAGGGACGAGGACGCCCGCTGAGAGCTGCCATCCAATTTACTATGGAACATCCTCAACGCTCGGGTTGCGCCTGCATCCGCTCACTGAGGAACGCCTCCACCGCTCGGAAGAGTTCTTCGCGTCGCGGGTCGAACTGTGCGACGTGCGTGGCGCCCGGGACGATCACTTCTCTCTTCACCGCTGCATGGACCAGGTCGCGCATCAGCGCCTCACGGTGCTCGGGTGGCACCACGGAGTCCGCCGCGCCGGCGACTACGAGAGTTGGCGAGTAGATCGAGGACGCATTGAAGAGAGGACGGCCGATGCGGGTGTAGAAGAGATCCTCCACCGCGCCTGCCGGCACCCGGAAACTGGGAGGGTCGCGACTATCACTCGTCGGGTCGCTGGCGCGCTCCTCCACCGCCAGCGCCTCGACGACGGAATCGTCCCGGGGAGGTTCCCCGGCGGGGAGCGGCTGGCTCTTCGCGAAGCGCTCCTTGATTGCAGCCGCGGTCGCCGACAACAGGAAGTAGGCGCCCTTGGGTTCGAATGCCTTGGGCTCCTCCCGCCCCGAGTAGAGCGGTGCGTAGAGCGCGAGCCGGCGGACCTTTTCCGGCTGGACCGAGGCATACCAGCCTGCCAGCGTTCCACCCCATGACCACCCCACGAGGTTCACCCGTTTCACGCGGTGTCGGCCGCGGACGTGGTCGACGACGGCGCCTAGGTCGCGCAGCGCCAGATACGATCGGCTCGGCGCAGCATTGCGCTCAGGCGGCTCCGCCATGACGCGCTCGCGTGTGGACCAGTCGCAGTTGCGGAAATCGAAAAGATAGACCGCATACCCCCGCCGCGCCATCCACTCCGCCCACGAGGCATTTCGGTCCGGGATGTCGAATGAAGGCCGGGCGGAGATTCCGTGGCCATGCGCAAAGACGACGATCCGGTCCTCCGCAAGGCGGGAAATCCCTGCAGCGATCACTTGGCGGACAGAGAGCTGGATGCCGGGGTCGGCCGACGCGATCTGATAATCGCGCCGTGTGACAGCGACATCGTTGGCGCGAGCGATCGCAGCGTTCGCGACGACCCTCGCTACGCAGAATTCCTGCGGAAGATGAAGCTGCCACCGGACTGAGCCTATGCAGGGTCACGCGCGGCCGCGGCGCGAGCCTAGCCGGTCTTGACCACCGGGTCCTCGCGCGCCGGCTCTGCGGACCACACGGTGGCGCACTCGCCGTCCAGATCGAGCGAGTACCGGATTTCGCAGCCGCCCACGTTGAGGATCAAGGGCGCATCCTTGTGCACGGTGCGAGTGCCGAGCTTGCTGACCTCCAGCGCCGCTTCCAGGACGCTCAAGACGGCGCTCTTGACCCGCGTGCGGAGGCCAACCGCGCGCCGCAGCTCCATGTCCGCGTCGACCGTGAGATACACGTCTGCCACCAATTCCAAGCGTGCGTGCCGAGTAGCATCGGCACCACGTACCGCGAGTGAAATCACCATTTTTTCTGTCCGGCAGCGGACTCGCCCGCCGCTTTTCTGTCGAACTCTCGACGGTCAGGTAGCGGCCGGCTCGTCGGACGAGGCGGCCACAGCCCGCTGTTGCGCTTCAGGGTTGCGGCACGTCGAGGCGCCAGAGGCTCCGGTCCTCTGCTTTGACGAAATAGAGCGAGTGATCGATGGCGCGGAATTTCGCCAAGCCACTGGCCAGCGGAGCAATCAGGGATCCATCCTCGGTGGAGACCGCGAGGTCCCAGACGCCGTCCGGTACCAGGTACGTCAGCTTCGTCACGTAAACGGCGGCCCGCCCGACAAAGCCGAAGTTGAACTGCGCTTCCCGATACGGCGACGGTGCACCGATGCCGACGAAACCCGGCAGGATGGCTCCTGGCCATGGAGCTCCCGGCACGACGAGATGGAGCGCACCGTTGTAGGGCGGCAGCCATCCCTCTTGAACGAGCATCGCGTGCGCGCCTTCGCCTTCGTGCGCCGGCAGGCTTGTCGCGGAGGGAAAGAGCATCTCGGCCGGCTGGCCCGGGCGAAGCCGGAGGAGAGGCCAGGACCCCTGCGCGTTCTCAGGCACCTGCGCCGCCGACAGATCGAATCGCAGAACGGACCCGTCGGCCTGCGCTTCGTACCCGGCGAGCCCGGGAGTATCTGCCCGTCCGCGGAGCTCGGCGAACGCGCCGCCAGACGTGGGCGCGCTGAAGAGCGCCTCGCCGGTGGTGGTGGTCTCGACGGCGAGGACCTGAGTTCCACCTGCGATAAATCGAAGCGACCAGTCGTAGCCGCCCGGCGGCAGCGGTCCGAGCCGCGTCACGGGCGAGCCGTCGAGAGGGTAGACGACCACGGGTCCGTCACAGGCGTATTGCTTTCCCGTACCGAACATGACGGCATTTCCGTCCGGGGATGGAGAAGGCATCGCGCACGTTTCGCCGAAGTCCCTCCTCAGTTTGCCGTCTCGCGAGAGCGCGATCCTGCCCGCGAGGAGCCATTCGCCGTCAGGGGTCCAGGCCAGTTGCGCAGCTCCCTCGATCGGAATCGCAGCCGCTGCGTCGGCACCCGCCGGGAGGAGAAAGCAGCGCGGTTGGACATAGTCAGCGGCGGGCTCGCAGTAGGCGACCGCGTCGCCGCCAGGACTTGGGGCCATGGAGTACCCCGGGAAGCTCTGCGACTGGCGTGTCCAGCCGGGGCTGGGTGCTTGGGAGAGCAGGACCGGCGCTGCGTCGGACTCTCGGAATCGGAAGAAGCTCATCAGGCTCACGCCACCTGCGTAGAAGTAGAGCGTGTCCCCGCCGAACACGANNNNNNNNNNNNNNNNNNNNNNNNNNNNCTCCCGGAGCACGCGTTCCAGTACTCCCCGTTGCCGGCGGAGATGAACGCGAGGTGTCCCCCCGTCGACGAGAACGAGGATTTCACCGCGTTCACCGTCAGGTCGACCGGTATGTCCCCGCTCGTTGTTCCCACCGACAGTGCGCCGTACCCGTTGAGCGAGAGCGGCAGATGTCGTACCAGTGGAGCACGCCTGAGAAGAGTACGTGCCGCCTGTCGGGCGCCACATCGAAGCCCGTCACCG contains:
- a CDS encoding alpha/beta hydrolase; its protein translation is MGSVRWQLHLPQEFCVARVVANAAIARANDVAVTRRDYQIASADPGIQLSVRQVIAAGISRLAEDRIVVFAHGHGISARPSFDIPDRNASWAEWMARRGYAVYLFDFRNCDWSTRERVMAEPPERNAAPSRSYLALRDLGAVVDHVRGRHRVKRVNLVGWSWGGTLAGWYASVQPEKVRRLALYAPLYSGREEPKAFEPKGAYFLLSATAAAIKERFAKSQPLPAGEPPRDDSVVEALAVEERASDPTSDSRDPPSFRVPAGAVEDLFYTRIGRPLFNASSIYSPTLVVAGAADSVVPPEHREALMRDLVHAAVKREVIVPGATHVAQFDPRREELFRAVEAFLSERMQAQPER